The genomic window TCTTCGTGTCCGGCGGGCCAATGGAAGCCGGCAAGGTGGTGCTGAACGGTAAGGTGAAGGCGCTCGACCTCGTGGATGCGATGGTGGCTGCAGCCGACGACAGCGTGTCCGACGAAGACGTCAAGGCGATCGAACGCTCCGCCTGCCCGACCTGCGGCTCGTGCTCAGGCATGTTCACGGCCAATTCGATGAACTGCCTGACCGAAGCCCTCGGCCTCTCGCTGCCGGGCAACGGCTCCACGCTCGCCACGCATGCGGATCGCAAGCGGCTGTTCGTGGAGGCCGGTCACCTTATCGTCGATATCGCCAAGCGCTATTACGAGCAGGAGGACGAAAGCGTCCTGCCGCGCAATGTCGCGAACAAGCGGGCCTTTGAAAACGCCATGTCGCTCGATATCGCCATGGGCGGTTCGACCAACACCGTGCTGCATATCCTCGCCGCCGCCCACGAGGGCGGGATCGATTTCACCATGGACGACATCGACCAGCTGTCGCGCAAGGTGCCGTGCCTGTCGAAGGTGGCGCCGGCGAAGTCGGATGTGCACATGGAAGACGTCCACCGGGCAGGCGGCATCATGTCCATCCTGGGCGAACTGGAAAAGGGTGGGCTCATCCATCGCGACAGTCCGACCGTGCATGCCGCGACGCTCGGCGATGCGATCGACCATTGGGACATCGGCCGCACCTCGAGCGAGACGGTGCGGAAGTTCTTCAGCGCGGCACCCGGTGGCATTCCGACCCAGGTGGCCTTCAGCCAGGAGGCGCGTTGGGAAGAGCTCGACATCGACCGCGAAAACGGCGTCATCCGCTCCGTCGCCAATCCCTTCTCCAAGGATGGCGGCTTGGCCGTGCTCAAGGGCAACATCGCGCTCGACGGCTGCATCGTGAAGACGGCGGGCGTCGACGAGTCGATCCTGAAATTCACCGGGCCGGCAGTCGTCTTCGAAAGCCAGGATGCAGCGGTGAAGGGCATTCTCGGCAATGAGGTGAAGGCCGGTGACGTCGTCGTCATCCGCTACGAAGGCCCGAAAGGTGGGCCCGGCATGCAGGAAATGCTCTACCCGACGAGCTATTTGAAGTCGAAAGGCCTCGGCAAGGCCTGTGCGCTCGTCACCGATGGCCGCTTCTCGGGCGGCACGTCCGGTCTCTCCATCGGCCATGCATCGCCGGAAGCGGCGCAGGGCGGGATGATCGGGCTGGTGCGGGACGGCGACATGATCGAGATCGATATCCCGAACCGGACGATCAATCTCGCCGTCTCCGAAGACGAGCTCGCTGCGCGTCGCACCGAACAGGACAAGCTCGGCTGGAAGCCGGCGGCACCGCGCAAGCGCAACGTCACAACCGCGCTCAAGGCCTACGCCGCCTTCGCATCGAGCGCCGATAAGGGCGCGGTGCGGATCTTGCCGGAGTAGGAGCTCTCCACGGTCCAATCGTGAAAAAGGCCGGGCGCATCGCCCGGCCTTTTTTCGTTAAAGCGATCGGAATGTTGATCAGTCGAAGAGGCTGGAGACCGACTCTTCCGCTGCGGTGCGGTTGATGGCTTCGCCGATCAGGTTCGCCGTCGTGATGACGCGGATGTTGTGGGCCGCCTGGACCGCTGGCGACGGCTGGATGCTGTCGGTGATGACCAGCTCTTTCAGCTTGGAGGAGGTGACGCGGGCGACCGCGCCGCCGGACAGCACGCCGTGGGTGATGTAGGCGGTGACGCTCGTCGCGCCCTGGTTCAACA from Georhizobium profundi includes these protein-coding regions:
- the ilvD gene encoding dihydroxy-acid dehydratase translates to MPAYRSRTTTHGRNMAGARGLWRATGMKDGDFGKPIIAVVNSFTQFVPGHVHLKDLGQLVAREIEAAGGVAKEFNTIAVDDGIAMGHDGMLYSLPSREIIADSVEYMVNAHCADAMVCISNCDKITPGMLNAAMRLNIPAVFVSGGPMEAGKVVLNGKVKALDLVDAMVAAADDSVSDEDVKAIERSACPTCGSCSGMFTANSMNCLTEALGLSLPGNGSTLATHADRKRLFVEAGHLIVDIAKRYYEQEDESVLPRNVANKRAFENAMSLDIAMGGSTNTVLHILAAAHEGGIDFTMDDIDQLSRKVPCLSKVAPAKSDVHMEDVHRAGGIMSILGELEKGGLIHRDSPTVHAATLGDAIDHWDIGRTSSETVRKFFSAAPGGIPTQVAFSQEARWEELDIDRENGVIRSVANPFSKDGGLAVLKGNIALDGCIVKTAGVDESILKFTGPAVVFESQDAAVKGILGNEVKAGDVVVIRYEGPKGGPGMQEMLYPTSYLKSKGLGKACALVTDGRFSGGTSGLSIGHASPEAAQGGMIGLVRDGDMIEIDIPNRTINLAVSEDELAARRTEQDKLGWKPAAPRKRNVTTALKAYAAFASSADKGAVRILPE